In Pyrus communis chromosome 8, drPyrComm1.1, whole genome shotgun sequence, one genomic interval encodes:
- the LOC137743344 gene encoding glucan endo-1,3-beta-glucosidase, protein MEPPLKLSLLPLLLFSSCHVILLTTAYSIGVNYGTIADSLPPPSKVATFLKTKTTIDRVKIFDANPDILRSFVGTNIAVTVTVGNGDVPALAKLSAAQSWVADNILPFHPRTTINRIAVGNEILATSDKDLIAHLLPAMKSLHSALELANISSIQVGTPNSLGILAPNTGPPSEGRFRTGYDRVVFAPMLDFHRQTKSPFLINPYPFFGSVPETINYALFKPNGGVFDNATGMNYTNMFDAQMDAVYTAMKKVGYEDVDIVVAETGWPSVGDPTQSDATVDNAASYNGNLIKHVSSGKGTPLMPNRTFETYIFALFNENLKPSKSEQNYGLFKPDFNPVYDVGILRNQQAAAPKSSVAAGPKSGVAAGPKSGVAEGPASGGAQAPSPSAGKTWCVPRSDASDAALQKNIDFVCSSGVDCKPIQEGGPCFQPNTVKSHAAYIMNAYYQANGPQDSNCDFKHTGVVTTTDPSYDACTYPYKAEKSEKTVAGGSIKMKCDRMAGVFMMLASCIMLV, encoded by the exons ATGGAGCCACCACTCAAGCTCTccctcctccccctcctcctcttctccTCCTGTCATGTCATCCTCCTCACCACCGCTTACTCCATCGGCGTCAACTACGGCACCATAGCGGACAGCCTCCCGCCGCCCTCCAAAGTCGCCACGTTTCTCAAGACCAAGACCACCATCGACCGCGTCAAGATCTTTGACGCCAACCCCGACATCCTCCGCTCCTTTGTCGGCACCAACATCGCTGTAACCGTCACTGTCGGAAACGGCGACGTTCCCGCCCTTGCCAAGCTCTCCGCGGCGCAGTCATGGGTGGCCGACAACATCCTGCCGTTCCACCCGCGCACGACCATCAACCGAATCGCCGTGGGCAACGAAATCCTCGCCACGTCGGACAAGGACCTCATCGCGCACCTGCTGCCGGCTATGAAGTCACTTCATTCGGCGCTCGAGCTCGCGAACATCTCCTCCATTCAGGTGGGGACACCTAACTCTCTGGGAATTCTCGCCCCCAACACGGGCCCACCGAGTGAAGGTCGATTCCGAACGGGTTACGACCGAGTGGTTTTCGCTCCGATGCTCGATTTCCACCGCCAGACCAAGTCCCCGTTTCTAATTAACCCGTACCCGTTTTTCGGATCCGTTCCCGAGACAATAAACTACGCGCTGTTCAAGCCAAACGGCGGCGTTTTCGACAACGCCACGGGGATGAACTACACGAACATGTTCGACGCCCAGATGGACGCGGTTTATACGGCGATGAAGAAGGTCGGTTACGAGGACGTGGACATCGTGGTGGCCGAAACGGGTTGGCCCTCCGTAGGTGACCCGACCCAGTCCGATGCGACCGTCGACAATGCGGCATCGTATAACGGAAACCTCATCAAGCACGTGAGCTCAGGCAAAGGCACGCCGCTGATGCCGAACCGGACGTTCGAGACCTACATCTTCGCGTTGTTCAACGAGAATCTGAAGCCATCGAAGTCGGAGCAGAATTACGGGTTGTTCAAACCCGACTTCAACCCGGTTTACGATGTGGGCATTTTGCGCAACCAACAG GCAGCGGCTCCCAAGTCGAGCGTGGCGGCTGGTCCCAAGTCGGGCGTGGCCGCCGGACCAAAGTCTGGAGTGGCGGAGGGGCCCGCGTCCGGTGGAGCACAAGCACCGTCCCCGTCGGCGGGGAAGACGTGGTGCGTGCCGAGATCGGACGCTTCGGATGCGGCGCTGCAGAAGAACATAGATTTCGTGTGCAGCAGTGGAGTGGATTGCAAGCCCATACAGGAAGGTGGGCCCTGTTTTCAGCCCAATACGGTGAAGTCACACGCTGCTTACATCATGAACGCATATTACCAGGCGAATGGTCCGCAGGATTCCAACTGTGACTTCAAGCACACCGGAGTCGTCACCACCACCGATCCCA GTTACGATGCGTGCACGTACCCGTACAAGGCGGAGAAGTCGGAAAAGACGGTGGCGGGGGGTTCAA